A single Carnobacterium inhibens subsp. inhibens DSM 13024 DNA region contains:
- a CDS encoding CvfD/Ygs/GSP13 family RNA-binding post-transcriptional regulator produces the protein MEYKIGMVIKGTVTGIQPYGAFVSLDNETQGLIHISECKHGFVKDLSEVLEVGSDIEVMVLDIDEYTKKISLSLRALEESTTYQYHPKKRRQHHEKSDKIGFATIKEAMPKWIEEAKEDEKKKLVY, from the coding sequence GTGGAGTACAAAATTGGTATGGTAATCAAAGGAACAGTTACTGGAATTCAACCTTATGGAGCATTCGTCTCTCTTGACAATGAAACACAAGGACTTATCCATATCTCAGAATGCAAACACGGTTTTGTTAAAGACTTAAGTGAAGTATTAGAAGTAGGCAGCGATATTGAAGTGATGGTATTAGACATTGATGAATACACAAAAAAAATCAGTTTATCTCTAAGAGCGTTAGAGGAAAGTACGACCTATCAATATCATCCTAAGAAAAGACGTCAACACCATGAAAAATCCGATAAAATTGGTTTCGCTACAATAAAGGAAGCAATGCCTAAATGGATTGAAGAAGCAAAAGAAGATGAAAAAAAGAAATTAGTGTATTAA